The segment CCGCGTCCATCGGCTCAGCATCTACGACAAGCTGGACGTGATCTCGGACGATGACCCCATGGTGCAGGAGATGATGGAGTGTACTAGCAATAAGGAGAATGCAGAGAAACCTCAGCAGCAGGTCCTCCTGAGGTCAGTCAGGCTAAAAAACAACCAGGAGAAGAGGAATGCGGCGCTGGGCATCACTACTCATGGAGAAGGAGGCGGACAGCATGCCAGTGGTAATGCCGGTCCGAAGCTTCCAGAGCCTAAGTTCCGTACAGTGGAATATAACCTTCCAGCAGTTCCCAAACGGCCAGCTGCCTTTTATAAATTTAAGGAGAAGACTGAGGAAGAGCTGGATGAGGAAACGGAGTATGACATGGACGAGGAAGATTATGCCTGGCTGGACCTGGTCAATGAGAAACGGCGAAGCGAAGGGGTCAGCCAGGTCTCTCACAACGTCTTTGAGTTTCTGGTGGACCGCTTTGAGAAAGAGTCTCACTTGGAGAGCATGGGTCGAGGCAGCGAGCAGCAGGCCCTCATTGATGAGGACGCCGTCTGCTGCATCTGTATGGACGGCGAGTGCCACAACAGCAACGCAATCCTGTTCTGTGATATGTGCAACTTGGCTGTGCATCAGGAATGTTACGGCGTGCCCTACATCCCAGAGGGCCAGTGGCTGTGCCGACACTGCCTCCAGTCGCCCACCCAGCCCGCAAACTGCATCCTTTGTCCCAATAAAGGTGGAGCGGTGAAAAGGACAGACGACGACCGCTGGGGTCATGTGGTGTGCGCCCTGTGGGTTCCCGAGGTCGGCTTCTCCAACACCACCTTCATCGAACCCATCGACGGGGTCAGCCACATCCCTCCAGCCCGCTGGAAGCTCACCTGCTACCTCTGCAAGGAGAAAGGCGTTGGGGCATGCATCCAGTGCCACAAGGCCAACTGCTACACCGCCTTCCATGTCAGCTGTGCCCAAAAGGCGGGCCTCTTCATGAAGATGGAGCCAATCAAAGAGGTAACGGAAACAGGAGAGCCCACCTTCTCTGTGAAGAAGACGGCCTACTGCGGCGCTCACATGCCGAACGGCTGCGTCAGGAGGCCTCTCACCATCTATGATGATGCCAAACCCAAAAACGGACTATGTAAGAAAGTGGACAAGGGGAGAGGAGCTGGTAAAGGAAAGTCGAAaggaaaacagaagaagaagaagagtaagAAGCCTGAGCCTGAACCTGAAGAAGAAGTTGCGACGCCTGCTACTGTGCCTAATTTCCCCCCTCACAGGTAGATTTATGAATCAGATGTATAACGATGCTATGTGTAGTATTTGCTTATTAATATGCATCAGCGTGAATAGTTGGGATGACGCATTCagttgcatttacattttaggcatttaactgatactcttatccagagcaacttgcaGTGAGTGAGGAGGTATGGAGGGCTTCACTGTCTTTCTCAAggacactgacaggacacatggctgttgatggacaaaCATTGGCTGTTGAAGGATTTGAGCATGTGATACAGGCCAGTGTTTGCCATTACAAACAGAAGCCCCAAAGATCTGCTTATGTGCATCTGGTCCATGTTGTGAGTACTTGAGCTTCACACTACATGTGATCTCTTTTGGCAGTCTTGTAAACCATGCAGCCAAAGCAGCAGGACGATTTAGGGCTGGTTGCTCGGTCATGGATTAAGCCTAGTcctagacattttttttttacacaaatgGAGATCTCCGCTGAAAATGAAATCTTAGTCTTGTGCTAGGCTTAATCCGTGTCTGAGCCTAGTGAATTATGCTTTTGGAAAGCAGCTTACAGGGACCAAGGAACAGTGTTGATGGTCATTATCAtgattaatttgacaatgaaatattcaaaagaAATTTGCCTATCGACTAGCCTATGGCCCAAAATAGATTGTATCTATTCTATATCCAGGGCGGGCAATTAACACCAGTCAAATCCTGGTAAATTTAGGCTGTGGCTGGTCATTTTCTCTACTCTGACAACCACACTGACAGGTAACCAGCCATCAGTTTGAGGTCCTATTCTAAAAATCTACTTGGcaggtaaaatagtgaaagcggcgggtgaattttgggatgtgCCAGCTGTGGCCAGTGCACCATAGTTAGTTTTCCTCCCTGGCTATATCCATCTAATATCTCTCTCCTGGCTCCCCCAGGTTACAAACCATTCTGAATCAGGTTTCAGTCCAGAAGAAGAAGGCGTTTGTGGAGCTGGTCTTGAATTACTGGACACTGAAGAGGCAGTCCAGGAATGGGCTTCCCCTGATCAGACGCCTTCAGACAAGCGTGCAATCTCAGAAAAATGCACAGCCGGttagtcagtctgtcagtcaatcacacacgtgcatgcagtCACTCTGCATTCTCATTGTTTTCCTTAGTATACTTTTAGTCTTCACTTTGGCTTTTACTACTTTTACTACAAAGTCCTCACTTTGCCTCTGTACTACTGTTATTTTCTTTTCCAGCCTGCTGAAAAAATAAGCTTGATGAACTTTACATAGGCCTGCATGCTGCACTTTTACATATAGCCAGTCATTTGCACACTCTTCATGAAGTCAGTACATTCTCACTGTCATGTTTATGCTTTAAGTCTTCACTTTTGTTTCCACTACTGTTGCTACTGTTGTTTTCTTCTCAAGTctgttaaaaaaataagtttGACAAACATGCATGTTGTACTTTTACATACTAATTTATTACTTGTTAATGTTGCTCTGATTGCTGTAACAAAGTAATAATCTCATTGCATGGAAAAGTGAATGTctccaaagagagagaaatgcaccTATTACACCGCTGTTACTGTTATTGTTCTATTCGGTTCTGTTCTATACAGGGTCTCCAGAggcagagtgaggaggagagcagggctCTAAAGGAGCAGTTGAAGGAATGGCACCGTCTCCGACATGATCTGGAGAgagccaggctgctgctggagctaATCCGCAAGAGGGAGAAGCTCAAGAGGGAAGAGgtagggatggatggatggatggatggacttgTCAAAATGATTTTTAGACCTCCCAACAAGTGGTTGCTTACATACTGAACTGGCTGGTAGGTAGTTGGCAGAAGACTAAGTTGTCAACAACAGCCAAACCAGCATTCGACtagtggctggtgttaattgtCCACcctggatgaatggatggagggCTAGATGATTAGATAAATGGACTAATGCTCTTATGGAAATTGGGGAGGGTAATTTTGGTTCTGTAACCCAGGTATGCCCCTCCTTTTTATCAGTACCTGTTGTTATTTAAAAGTTTACTATCCTGTTCTACATCATAACTAATTGTAACAACATTGTCCTAcatttgattataataataataacctttatttgtatagcaccttttatacacaacatgcagccagtgctttacatcaatagaaggcagatacaaaatgcaaaatgcattgcattaaaagaatcacatcaagaaaaaaatagaaagataaaagaccATTTTCAGTAAATTATGAGGTTAGATCATGAATTTTCATCATCTTAGCATTTTACCAGCAGTGGGGGCAATTTTCCAACAGATGAGGGTCAAtactgctgaatgaatacaaATATAATCTGCTAATGATTTTCCTCTTCCCTGTGTTGTAGATGAAGCTGCAGCAGACCCTGCTAGAGATGCAGTTGACTCCCTTCAGTATTCTGCTCAGGGCCCTCCTGGACCAGCTCCAGGAGAAAGACCAGGCCAGGATCTTCACCCAGCCTGTTGACGTCAGTGAGGTGAACTTAAAAAGACACTTGAACATTTTTAAGTTTAGGTTCTGTTATTGCACTTGTGTGACCCTAcaacataatgttttttttaaaccacaaACATTGAAACTAACCCTTGCACCTTGCAACCTTCCCTTGCAAGAATACTAATACTGTGAACACAATCTGCTGCAAAACATGGTTTTATTTCTTGTGCACGATTTGGGGATTTTCTAAGGAATACTTTGGTTTTGGTTGTGTGGTTGTACTTCACTTGACTCTACAGTagaacctgtttttttttttctgcaggcCTCAAGCACCCAAACGGATTGTGTAAATGATTAAAATATGCAGCAGTAGTGAACTATTTTTCATTAATTGTGTGCATTTGTTGGAATTTTAGAATCCATTCACAATTTAAACTTTGTGAAGGGATTTGGAAAACGTGCACATttcatgttttacattttgattttaaattccCATGTATTTCAGTGATGTGAATTCATATGTCACTTGTTTGAACGAGTTAAGTTCATAATGTGTGTAACCTAGTTGTAGACTCAGTGCTTTGATCCTTTCTGAGTAGACAGTGTTGAGTAATATGAtgacttcctggtatgtggaatGTGAAACCTGAGAGTAAGCAAGGTTCACAACGTTCACAGGCAGACTGTGACGTCTGTAAACAGAGGTGTGTGTCCTGAGCTGCAAGCCCGGCTAGCTCAGTCGGTAGAGCATGAGACTCTTAATCTCAGGGTCGTGGGTTCGAGCCCCACGTTGGGCGGTAGCTTTTCATTCTGGACCCCATTACGCTCCTGGGGGATTTATACATTAACAAAAAAAGTGGACTTTCAGAGTTACAGCATGCTAAGCCTGGATAAAGATGGTTTCAGTGAACTGTCGGAACACTTGCCTCCATAGTGCCAACATTTTGCTGCAATGTTGGTCTGGTAgatcatttcaaaataatgctGGGCATTTATCCAACTTTGAAATTGGATTTGATTCATGCTGTCATTTCCTGTCTGTTGATATTTACTGTTATACAATATGACAGGATCTCGGTTTGACATAAAACATGTGAAAGGGTAAGTTTCCCAACCTTTCAGCAAAAAGGGGCCAGGGCCCCCCATTTTCCCAAGCCCGGCTAGCTCAGTCGGTAGAGCATGAGACTCTTAATCTCAGGGTCGTGGGTTCGAGCCCCACGTTGGGCGATGGCTTTTGGCATGTTTCAGCTTGAGAGAGTCCAGCGTAATATGGTCTAATTGACAGTCAAATCGCCCTTGCTCATTTTCTCCCCTCCAGAGGAGCATGGAAGGGAGAGTAGCATACAAATAACAAGCAAAGTTCATTTTATCATAGTCAGAACATACCTAGAATACTAAAAGATAATGAGAGATCTAAATAATCCATCTGAAACAAGTCAGCATCTCTGCCTCCTTGTTTGTGGTGGGCCtttgtaaattaaattatatgAAAAGTGTCACACTTACTGGCACAAAATGATAGATGGTACAATAACTTATCacagtacttttttttaatagattGTGTAACTTGATTCCCTGGTTGAAAAATGGTAACACTTATACAGACTGGATCATCTATTAAAAAAATTATGAATGAGAAgcttctgacttttttttaaatattggataaagtgtcttttcatgttttctgcCAGCACCAAAGAGGATATATATTAATGTGCATGAGCATTCATAACTCAGCTGGATCTGTATAAAGTATAGCCCTCTGTCATCTCTCATCGTCTCCCGTAGGTGCCTGACTACCTTGACCACATCAAGCACCCCATGGACTTCTCCACCATGCGGCAGCGCCTCGACGCCCAGGGCTACGGCAGCTTTGAGCAATTCGAAGACGACTTCAACCTCATCGTCGCCAACTGCATGAAGTACAACTCCAAGGACACCTATTTCCACCGGGCGGCTGTGCGCCTACGTGACCAGGGCGGGGCTTTGCTCAGGAAGACGCGGCGTGACGTGGAGAGAATCGGTTTTGACGTGGGCAGCGGCATGCACCTGGCCGACGCTCCCGAAATCAAAACGCAGCCGCCGTTTTCTTGGGAGGACGGTAAGGGCAGAAGCAAAGACAAATGCCAGTGTGGAAATGGAGACAGCTATTGCTGAATCAGTATAACCAAGTTGTAATtatggctgaaagatattgacaaaaaatcgaattgggattatttgacagaatattgcaattgtgatttaaactgcgactcatatcatgaaataattttttgtcattaattttttagaactttaaaattgttaaaagaaaagtgagaaaaaatagatgtgagtgtgcaggatttactgagtttgagcaTGATGAAaagttttcaccaatattgtacttgattcatggaccaaaaaTTACCTGGATTTCTAAAATACCTTGTtcagacctctctctctcttaaacaattaattgcagcttctgcgatttgaaaattgcatcagttcatattgcgatttttgtttttgtttttctttttcgattaattgttcagctgtaGTTGTAATCAAGTGGTATCTATAGATGTAATCATATGGGTAGTTTCATGACTGGCCAATTTCAAAGAATCGGATCAGTGGTATGCCGACAGGGTGTCATCCAGTAACATCccagggtggcagggtggcctcgTGGGTAGACAGaccctgtttctccctgttTCGGCAAGCGTCCGTCCTGCTAAAGTGtttttgagcaagacaccgactCCCAGCctgctccagggctgctgtcctgtagctgaccctgcaccCTGACCTGCCTAGAGTGCGgtcaagtgaaaagagaatatCCCTATGGGGCTCAATAGAGTATCATGATGTTGTTATTATCCCAAAGCTATGTTGAGCAAAAACAACTCATCTCCTTCTgattgtttcattttattccCCAGTGGACCGCCTACTGGTGCCAGCCAATCGGGAGCATATGTCTCCGGacaagcagctgcagcagctactGGAGAAGTTTGACCTGACCTGTGCCATGAAGTCCAGCCCCTCCCGCAGCAAACGCGTCAAGCTGCTCAAAAAGACCATCAACGACGTGCGCAGTGAGATGAGCCTGAAGAGGGTCCTGCCCTCCCACCACcactgttcctcctcctcaacctcttcctcatcttcctcctcctcttcttcttctgcctcctCCCACCCAGAATCGGGTAAAGCTAAAGAGGAGAGTGTAAAAGCCAATGGACACTTCCCAGATGATGAGGGTATGTATGGATCTGGTTTGGCTTTACTAGCGAGGAATCTTAATTTTCTGACTGAACATTCCAAAGCTGTTGACGCTGTGCTCGTCAAAGGGAGGCGCTGTGATTTTTACAGGCATCACATGTTCCTCAGTATCCCGAAACTCTGGTCAGAGATCAGGGATCAGGGATCAGCCCCTAACCTTAACACCAAACTTAGCCTCACAGAGCAAGCAAGTCACATGCTATCACCCCTTCCCAGTGTGTCTGGGATATATACGTATAGTCCACTTGGCTGTTTGAACTATGACCTATAAACAATGTAAGCCCTACCCCGTTTCTGTTTAGGGGAATAATCCATCTGCTGTTTAGGGAGAATCTGTTCAGAAGATTTTGCTTATTTTGGAAAGTTCAGTCTAGAGATGTGAACATTAACACCTCTTTCCCAAAACTAGAAACAAGAGAGTCAAAGCTTTTTTGATAATGTCATCAACAGATAAAGCCCATGACTATAAATGGgattattagtattaatattatttattaatgCATAAGGAGATTTTCCAGGGACACTGTGGTTCATAATGTTTATTGCTGTTAAAATCTGTCTATGATTCATTGTCAGTGGAACAGCTGCTGGTTTTGTGTCCTGATGGCATCATAGATTAAAGTCTTAGTTCactggtttctagctttgggaacGAGTTGTTCCTGTTAAAAAGATATTGTTTGAACTGTCAAGCATAGAAATGGCAGATGTGTATTTTTGCTTCAAGCATAGAAGAatggtttcatttttattcaggAGGAGTGTTAGCTGTGGTAGGTGAAATatcagaggacagaggaagggcaatcaacaaaaacaactgcTAGATAGATTGTACATAAATATATACTATAGACACAAAAGCTATTCTGAACGCTTTATTCTGCATGATGGAGATGGAAGTTTGCACCCAGACAGTAACCATAATTAATAGGAGGTGACAGATCTGCAGTTGGATGTCTGCCCTTCTTACAGGCGTAGGTGTTGAAAATAGGGATGCAACAATACATCAAAACACATCATATCAAAAGCAGTGTGTAGTATAGCAGAAAGCAGAGTAACGCGACCTGCACTTTGAAGAAAATGGATTGTATCTCCATCTTTTGTGTCAGCTGACCCCAAACTAATTGCCTAATTAGTtattgttcagtaaaagtaaatggATCAGATCAGTATTGGGTGGTATTTCAAGTTTAGCGCTCTATCAGCAGTGAAAAAGTGTATCAGTGCATCCTAAAGTGTTCTGTAACTGATCCCTGAATGAGCCCAAGGAGCAAACCTGAGTCTCAGAACCAAAATTACCCACAACCCCGCACATATACAAAATAATTCCTACTGAAATCGCTAAATCTTGTAGACATTGTAGTCACATCACAGTAGTAGTATCATACTGAGTCACTGCAGTGGCTTCCTCAGTATTCACTCACAGCTCTCTGGCTGAGTCACATTTAGACTTGTGTAGAATGCATTATCATGTGCTGAtgcaaaaatgaaagaaaagaaaaagtcattCTGCTCTCAATGTTTATTTATGAAGGCACCTCAGTGTTATGCTAATCACTGCCTTGTTTTACTTGTATGATAAACCCTAAAGGCATACGATAATGTGCACTGTTGGCATTTTTACAAATACAGAGACAACCTGTGGGTGTAGCAATGCATTACTGTAGGTAATAGGTCATATTTGCAgttatattttccatttttacatttgttttcctttttatgtatattttttattgtcatgCCATCAAAACAAGATGTCAAACATCTTCATTtgattgtaaatatttttttgtgtatcGCTGATCcagtaccaaaaaaaaaaaacaatgaaaaagacagaatacattacattaaaagaTAAATCTTGAAGATGACAAATGGAGGCTGGAGGCGCTCCACtcaaaaaccccccaaaaagaCAAAGTGAGATGCAAAAGGATCAAAAACTTGGCAATAACTGGAAAATAGCCAGCATGCTCATGAAATGAATAATTAACTCAGCAGTCGCAATGAAAATATTTCAGTTGATGAAGGCTGTATAGTCAAAATTCAAACTTCTAACcttttgtctgtgtgctttgtatttttttccccccacaggaGACAAGTCTCTTCCTCCTAAACTGGAACCGTCGGACTCCATACCTCCTCTCATCCACTCGGACGGAGACGCCGAACCTCCCACCCTCAAACCAATTGACGCCGCCCCAGACTGCAACGACAAGGCCCACGGCAAGCGGGTCAAGTTCGACGGGGAAAAAAATGACCCGCTGTCCTCCCCTCCGCGCCTCAACGGTCACACCCACGGCAGCTCCCAGAATCCTTTGTTGGAGGGAGACGTGAGCGTGGTGGCCACCTCGACTCTCGCCGAGCCCACGGGCACGGTCAGCCGACGGACCGCCGTGCTCTTCCGCAAGTCGAAGAGCGGCAGTCCCCACAAGCCCCAGAAGGATGGAGACGAAGGGgcggaggcagagggagagggaggcgaAGGCaaagaggcggaggagggggtggagggggaggaggatgaagacggCCCACAGCTCGGCTCCAAGTCCTTTCTGTCGGTGGTCATACCCAGGCTAGAGACCCTACTccacagcaggaagaggaggcacAGCGGCAGCAGGGACAGCGAGGAAGAGGGAGTAGGAGAGGGCGAGGCAGAGGGCGAAGGAGAGGGCGAGTCCCCGGTCAAACGACTTGACACAGGTAAATAGTgtgcagagaaaaataaacagtCACATACATCCTACCTGACAAAACTAAAGAGCAGTAACTGCGTGAGCAACAAAACTGAGAAGGATGACCTGAAAGTTTATATCCTGCCACAACAAAAGTATTGTTGAAGTGGACTGTATGTCATTTAATaggatttttatatttatgtggATTTATTTTAGAAAGTTTAATAAACTCTAGTCATGAAGGTTGACACTTAAAACACAGcaatacacaaaaaatacagcTTTTATTTAAGGGTTAGGTTTTATCCATAATGTGTACATTAGCGTGGCATCGTATGTACTAGGGATGTCccgatattttttttttgtctccgaTACAGAGACAGGTTATGTATCTCATTTTTTCAGTACATCTTCTAATGTTTGCTACTTGGCTGCAGACTTCTTCTGAGCTACTGTCTGTGAGAACTCGTACTCGAATGGTGTTCAGGTGTTTTAACTATTTGTATTTGTAGTATTaatctctgctgctgcacttgCATTGCAAACATTACAATTAGCTGTTTTACTGCTTTTGGTCTCCAGTTTAAAGTAATTCCAGATAGATTCCAAACCATGTGCTGCACTGGCATAAGCAATGGAAGGCGGTTGTGTATGGCAAATGCTTTTTGTATGTCAAATTCCTTAAATGGATTGGAGGTCGATTGAACAACCTGTAGCCGATGCGGTCCGATTCTAATACTGGatgtcggatcggtgcatctcTAGTATAGTATATTGCTGATTGGTTTTGAATTTGTTGCCTCCTACTGTGCCGCCTCTCCTGTCAGGCCTGTCCAACGGtttcctggaggaggaggaagagaaggagctAGAAGCCAGTAGACCCCTGGAGCCACGGAGACGCTGTGCCTCAGAGTCGTCCATCTCCTCTTGTAGCAGCCTGCCAGGCAGCACCAGGTAATCCCCAGCATCTAGCAGATAAATGCCTAATCTGGTGTTGGAGCTTTTTGGGGGGGCATTTTTTAACTGAGCTCTTGATACATGGactgacagctaaacatgaataaaaacGCTGTGAGTGAATGATTTGTTTGCATTCGTGCTGTTTGTAAACATCAACAGAAGGATGAGTATTTTGAGTTACAGAGGAATCTGAAAATCAAAATCTTTGAGAACGTTTTTGGAACATATCAACATTGACTTTCAGTTAACTGTAGGATGAGAACATGGTGATGATGGCAATGATGATGGTGACAGTGCAGATTATGCCAATATTATGACCACAGTTTTTACCATACAACAAGTTGAGCTTATGTTGTTTAATGTAAACAACATTAAACATGACCTTGCCTACATCAATTGCAGATGCACAAATTTCTGCATGCCACCAAGTTGACTCCATTGTATGGATGTGTGCTCTTTTGTTTCTAGCACCACTCTCAGTCTTCCAAAATGTGGGAAGGGGAAACCCGCCTTGGTCCGGAGGAACACTGTGGACGACAAGAGCGAGCTAATCGCCTGCATCGAAAATGGGAACTTTGCAAAagcagctcggatcgccgccgGTAAGTTTGGCTTCTGTTATTTCGCATTGAGTGTCAGAAgaatctgcatgtgtgtgtgggtgagtctACAGACTgaatatcagaatcagaatcactttattcagtaagtacaataaatgtacaggattTTGTCTTGATGTCCCTTGTTGAATTTAAATCAAAATACAATATTGATTATATTACAATCAGTCTTGTCCATGAGCCCAAACTCATGAACTAAGTCTGTATTGTTTAATATAATTCAAGGATTGGATTTGTTCAAAGTTGATCAGTCGATACTAATAATCTGAATTAGTATTTGCAGTGAAAGAATGGTGTTGTGTATCCCTATattcctgtgtgtctgcaggtcctgaaagtcttaaaatgtattagattatattatctaaactcaaggcTTTAAAAGATTTTGAATACAATTTATATATAGAATTTTAAGACTTGATTTCAGTTGTAGAGGTATTAAAAATGTTGTGGCCTCTTGGTTTGCtgctttcatttttgtgttgtttcattgtTGTTTATTTCAAGTGCAAAGTTGGTCTTATATTTCATGCCAACAGTAGCATTAACAAGGTTTGCAGACACCTGGTATTCATATACACATTAGAAGCAGGGATGGAAATTAACAGCAGCTACCAGCCAAATGAACTGATGAATTCAGGATTTTTGGCAGTGGCTGGTGAGTGTTTCTACTCTACCAGGCACTATGGCACGTAACCAGTCGGCATCTGGAGGTTCTTCCGTAATATAAAATTCATATTTGGCTAGTTAAATGGTAGAAGTGGCTGATAAATTTTGAATTCTGTCATTCACTATGGCTCGTGGAGGAAAAACTTAATTTCCTGCCCTGATTGCTAGTGCTCCTACACTTGAAGCATGGCtttagaaatgtgtttctgtgtgtgtgtgctaaaccCGCTCATAACTTGTTTGGTGTTGTTCCCGCTTCCATAGAGGTTGGCAACAGCAATATTTGGATGCCCGCTAGTGCTGCAACAGTTGCGCTGGAACCCCTAAAGCTAGTTTGGGCCAAATGTAGTGGATACCCTTCCTACCCCGCCTTGGTGAGTGTGCGTTTGTGGTAATGAATGCATGACAATCAGTGAC is part of the Centroberyx gerrardi isolate f3 chromosome 24, fCenGer3.hap1.cur.20231027, whole genome shotgun sequence genome and harbors:
- the brd1a gene encoding bromodomain-containing protein 1, whose product is MRKKARHHRAPVPQRPPSPIKPSPNKQILTYAQAQRMVEMEIDGRVHRLSIYDKLDVISDDDPMVQEMMECTSNKENAEKPQQQVLLRSVRLKNNQEKRNAALGITTHGEGGGQHASGNAGPKLPEPKFRTVEYNLPAVPKRPAAFYKFKEKTEEELDEETEYDMDEEDYAWLDLVNEKRRSEGVSQVSHNVFEFLVDRFEKESHLESMGRGSEQQALIDEDAVCCICMDGECHNSNAILFCDMCNLAVHQECYGVPYIPEGQWLCRHCLQSPTQPANCILCPNKGGAVKRTDDDRWGHVVCALWVPEVGFSNTTFIEPIDGVSHIPPARWKLTCYLCKEKGVGACIQCHKANCYTAFHVSCAQKAGLFMKMEPIKEVTETGEPTFSVKKTAYCGAHMPNGCVRRPLTIYDDAKPKNGLCKKVDKGRGAGKGKSKGKQKKKKSKKPEPEPEEEVATPATVPNFPPHRLQTILNQVSVQKKKAFVELVLNYWTLKRQSRNGLPLIRRLQTSVQSQKNAQPGLQRQSEEESRALKEQLKEWHRLRHDLERARLLLELIRKREKLKREEMKLQQTLLEMQLTPFSILLRALLDQLQEKDQARIFTQPVDVSEVPDYLDHIKHPMDFSTMRQRLDAQGYGSFEQFEDDFNLIVANCMKYNSKDTYFHRAAVRLRDQGGALLRKTRRDVERIGFDVGSGMHLADAPEIKTQPPFSWEDVDRLLVPANREHMSPDKQLQQLLEKFDLTCAMKSSPSRSKRVKLLKKTINDVRSEMSLKRVLPSHHHCSSSSTSSSSSSSSSSSASSHPESGKAKEESVKANGHFPDDEGDKSLPPKLEPSDSIPPLIHSDGDAEPPTLKPIDAAPDCNDKAHGKRVKFDGEKNDPLSSPPRLNGHTHGSSQNPLLEGDVSVVATSTLAEPTGTVSRRTAVLFRKSKSGSPHKPQKDGDEGAEAEGEGGEGKEAEEGVEGEEDEDGPQLGSKSFLSVVIPRLETLLHSRKRRHSGSRDSEEEGVGEGEAEGEGEGESPVKRLDTGLSNGFLEEEEEKELEASRPLEPRRRCASESSISSCSSLPGSTSTTLSLPKCGKGKPALVRRNTVDDKSELIACIENGNFAKAARIAAEVGNSNIWMPASAATVALEPLKLVWAKCSGYPSYPALIIDPHMPRVGCQHNGVSIPMPPMDVLRIGEQMQYKAEEKLYLVLFFDNKRSWQWLPRSKMVPLGMDKTIDKIKMMEGRTSSIRKAVQIAFNRAMNHLSIVQDEPVSDLSDVD